From the genome of Phycicoccus duodecadis:
GAGCGGCTGGCCGTCGACCATGATGACCTCGCCGCGCCCGAACGGCGGCTGCACCGCGGCCAGCGCGGTGGCGGCGGTCGCGGCGTCGAAGGCCTCACCCAGCAGCATCCGCGCGGTGGTGGTGGCCGCGGTGGCGTTGATCATGGCGGCCAGGCCGCGCTGGCGCAGCGTGACCGGGCCGACCGTGACGTCGTCGAACACGATGTCGAACACCCGCTCGTCGACCGGCCGCAGCCGCGCGTCGCCGGGGCCGTACTCCCGGGTGAGGGGCTCGTCGTCGAAGCGGGCGTCGTGCTCGGTGAGCTCGGGCAGTCGGTCGGCGATCAAGGCGTCGAGGCCGAACCAGTGCACCGGCACGTCGACCGCATCGGCGGCGCGGGCGATGAACGGGTCGTCGGCGTTGGCCACGACGCCCTCGGTGCTCGCGGCGCCCAGGCGGGCCAGCAGGGCGGCGGTGTGGTCGATCTCGGCGAACCGGTCGAGCTGGTCGCGCGCGACGTTGAGCAGCAGCGCGTGGGTGGGCGGCACCTCGTCGATGAACCGCATGGCGTGGGCCTCGTCGAGCTCGACGACCACCATGTCGCTGACCAGCCGGCCGCTGAGCGGCAGCTGCGGCAGCATCTCGGAGAGCACGCCACGGGTGAAGTTCGAGCCGGTGGGGTTGGTGAAGACGCTGCGCCCGTGGGCCCGCAGCACCGCGACCAGCATCTTGGTGGTCGTGGTCTTGCCGTTGGTGCCGCTGACCACGACGATGCCGCCGTGCACGCCCGAGAGCGAGCGGCGCAGGATGCGGGGCTGGATGCGCTCGGCCACCAGCCCAGGGAAGGCCGAGCCACCGCCCCGACGACGGGCGAGGGCTCGAGCGGTCTTGCCCGCGACGACGGCGGCGGCCGTTCTCAGCACGGGGCAACCCTAGCCAGGACCAGGCGCGTGTCCCGCATCCGGCCTGCCGCGCGGTCGCTGCGTGGGGCTCAGCCGGGCAGGTGCGCGTCGAGCCAGCTGACCACGTCGGCCAGCACCTCGTCGCGGTTGGTCTCGTTGAAGAGCTCGTGCCGGGCCTCGGGGTAGAGCGTGCAGGTGACGTCGGTGAGGCCGGCCTCGCGGTAGGCCTGCGCCACGGCCCGCGGGCCCTTGCCGCCGTCGCCCACCGGGTCGCGGTCGCCCGAGACCAGCAGCACCGGCAGGTCGCGACGTACGCCGGCCACCTGCTGGGGGTCGTTGATACCGGCGAGGCCGCCCAGCAGGTCGGCGAAGAAGCCCGAGGTGAAGGTGTTGCCGCACAGCGGGTCGGCGACGTAGGCGTCGACCTCGGCCTCGTCGCGGCTGAGCCAGTCGAAGTCGGTGCGGTTGGGCTTGAAGGCGGCGTTGTACTGCCCGAAGGTCAGCTTGTCGAGCAGGCTGCTCGTGTGCCGCCGCCCGCGCAGCCGCGCCTCGAGCGCCGCGACGCCGGCGCCGACCTTGCCCAGCGCGCCGGGGTCGCCCGCGGTGCCCGACAGCACCAGCCCGGCCAGGTCGTGGGAGTCCTGGATGACGTAGCTACGGGCGAGGAACGAGCCCATCGAGTGCCCGAGGAGGAACACCGGCAGCCCCGGGTGCTCGGCGCGGGCGTGGTCGGTGACCTGGCGCAGGTCGGCCACCACGCGGGTCCAGCCGTCGCGGTCGGCGAAGTAGCCGTGGTCGGCAGCCTCGGCGGTGCGGCCGTGCCCCCGGTGGTCGTGGGCGTAGACGGCATACCCGGCCGCGGTGAGGGCCTCGGCGACCCGGGCGTAGCGGGCCGAGTGCTCGGCCATCCCGTGGGCGATCTGCACGACCCCCTTCGGCTCACCGTCGGGGAGCCAGCGGTGGGTGAAGAGGGAGGTGTCGTCGGCCGTGGTCACCGTCGTGGTCGTGCTCTGCATGGGGCGTCCTCGGGGTACCGGGAGGTGAACAGGCCCAGCCTGCCACGGCGGCCGGGGCCGCGTTGCCAGGGTCGGGTCATGTCACAGCACCCCGGAGGCCGGGTGGGTCGGAGCAGCGGCCCACCGGCACCATCCGTCGGACCGTTCAGGGCGCTCGGGGCGGCCGCCGGGTCGTGCGCCCCGGCCTCACTCCCACTCGATGGTGCCCGGCGGCTTGCTGGTGACGTCGAGGACGACCCGGTTGACCTCGCGCACCTCGTTGGTGATGCGGGTCGAGATGCGGGCCAGCACCTCGTAGGGCAGGCGCGTCCAGTCGGCGGTCATCGCGTCCTCGGACGACACCGGCCGCAGCACCACCGGGTGGCCGTAGGTGCGCCCGTCGCCCTGCACCCCGACGGAGCGGACGTCGGCCAGCAGCACCACGGGGCACTGCCAGATCTCGCGGTCGAGCCCCGCCTCCGACAGCTCGTGGCGGGCGATGCGATCGGCCGCGCGCAGGATGTCGAGCCGCTCCTTCGTCACCTCGCCGACGATGCGGATGCCGAGCCCCGGGCCCGGGAAGGGCTGGCGCCAGACGATGCCCTCGGGCACGCCCAGCTCGAGACCGACCTGGCGCACCTCGTCCTTGAAGAGCAGCCGCAGCGGCTCGACCAGGGTGAACTGGAGGTCGTCGGGCAGCCCGCCCACGTTGTGGTGGCTCTTGATGTTCGCGGTGCCGCTGCCGCCGCCGGACTCGACGACGTCGGGGTAGAGCGTGCCCTGCACGAGGAACTCGACCGGGTGGTCGCCGTCGGCCGCATGCTCGCCCACGATGTCGCGGGCCGCCTGCTCGAAGACGCGGATGAACTCGCGCCCGATGATCTTGCGCTTCTCCTCGGGGTCGCTGACCCCGGCCAGGGCGTCGAGGAAGCGGTCGGCGGCATCCACCGTGACCAGGTCGACGCCGGTGGCGGCCACGAAGTCCTGCTGCACCTGCTCGGCCTCGCCGGCCCGCAGCAGCCCGTGGTCGACGAACACGCAGGTCAGCTGGTCGCCGACGGCGCGCTGCACCAGCGCGGCCGCGACCGAGGAGTCGACCCCGCCGGACAGGCCGCAGATGACTCGTCCCGTGCCGATCTGCTCGCGCACGGCGTCGACGAGCTGGTCGACGACGTTGGCGGCCGTCCACTCGCCGGCGAGCCCGGCGCCGCGGAGCAGGAAGTTCTCGAGGACCCGCTGGCCGAAGGTGGAGTGCATGACCTCGGGGTGCCACTGCACGCCGTAGAGCCGGCGCTCGTCGTCCTCGAAGCCCGCGACCGGGGCGCCGGAGGTCGTGGCGGTGACGCGCATCCCGGGCGGTGGCTGCTCGACGGAGTCGCCGTGGCTCATCCAGACCGACTGCTCGGCGGGCTGGCCGTTGAACAGGGTCGAGGCGGTGTCGGTGATGGTGGCCGGGGTCGCGCCGAACTCGGAGAGCCCGGTCTTCGCGACCTGGCCGCCGAGGGCCAGCGCCATCGCCTGGAAGCCGTAGCACATGCCGAAGACGGGGACGCCGGCCTCGAGCAGCGCCGGGTCGAGGCGCGGCGCGCCCTCCTCGTAGACCGACGACGGGCCACCGGACAGCACGATGGCGGCCGGGCCCTTCGCCAGCATCTCGGCCGCGGGCATCGAGTGCGGCACGACCTCGCTGAAGCAGTTGGCCTCGCGCACCCGCCGGGCGATCAGCTGGGCGTACTGGGCGCCGAAGTCGACGACCAGCACCGGGCGGTCGGCGAGGTGGATGGGCTCGCCGCCCTCGACCACCGCGTGGGAGGGGTCGACGGGCGAGGGGTCGGCCGGCAGCTCGGGGGCGTCGCTCACATGGGCAAGGCTATCGGCGCGCGGCGGCCAGCCCGGACTCGACCTCACCGGCGACGCGGCGCTCGACCCAGAACGACAGGAAGGGCACGCAGCCGGCCAACATCACCAGCACCATCTTGGGGAGCGACCAGCCCACCTTGAAGCCCAGCAGGGCGGTGGCCACCAGGTAGATCATGTAGATGAAGCCGTGCGGCTGCGGCCACCACGCCAGCGGGTTGGCGCTGCCCTTCAGCCCGAAGCCGTAGCTCAGGATGATCTCGACCACGAGGACGAGCAGGCCGATGCCGACCGCGAAGGCCATCACCTTGAAGAAGGTCAGGCGGGGCCGGACGGCGTCGACGTCCTCGGGGGCGATGGCGACCGCAGGGCGCGTCTCAGAGGTGCTCACGGACGTCATTCTCCCCCCGCGATGGCACGGGGGTGACGGCGGGCTGCTCGCCGGGGTCGGCGGTGTCGCCGGCTGCCGTGTCGCCGGCGGCGG
Proteins encoded in this window:
- the guaA gene encoding glutamine-hydrolyzing GMP synthase, with the protein product MVEGGEPIHLADRPVLVVDFGAQYAQLIARRVREANCFSEVVPHSMPAAEMLAKGPAAIVLSGGPSSVYEEGAPRLDPALLEAGVPVFGMCYGFQAMALALGGQVAKTGLSEFGATPATITDTASTLFNGQPAEQSVWMSHGDSVEQPPPGMRVTATTSGAPVAGFEDDERRLYGVQWHPEVMHSTFGQRVLENFLLRGAGLAGEWTAANVVDQLVDAVREQIGTGRVICGLSGGVDSSVAAALVQRAVGDQLTCVFVDHGLLRAGEAEQVQQDFVAATGVDLVTVDAADRFLDALAGVSDPEEKRKIIGREFIRVFEQAARDIVGEHAADGDHPVEFLVQGTLYPDVVESGGGSGTANIKSHHNVGGLPDDLQFTLVEPLRLLFKDEVRQVGLELGVPEGIVWRQPFPGPGLGIRIVGEVTKERLDILRAADRIARHELSEAGLDREIWQCPVVLLADVRSVGVQGDGRTYGHPVVLRPVSSEDAMTADWTRLPYEVLARISTRITNEVREVNRVVLDVTSKPPGTIEWE
- a CDS encoding DUF3817 domain-containing protein, with protein sequence MTSVSTSETRPAVAIAPEDVDAVRPRLTFFKVMAFAVGIGLLVLVVEIILSYGFGLKGSANPLAWWPQPHGFIYMIYLVATALLGFKVGWSLPKMVLVMLAGCVPFLSFWVERRVAGEVESGLAAARR
- a CDS encoding DUF1727 domain-containing protein, translated to MLRTAAAVVAGKTARALARRRGGGSAFPGLVAERIQPRILRRSLSGVHGGIVVVSGTNGKTTTTKMLVAVLRAHGRSVFTNPTGSNFTRGVLSEMLPQLPLSGRLVSDMVVVELDEAHAMRFIDEVPPTHALLLNVARDQLDRFAEIDHTAALLARLGAASTEGVVANADDPFIARAADAVDVPVHWFGLDALIADRLPELTEHDARFDDEPLTREYGPGDARLRPVDERVFDIVFDDVTVGPVTLRQRGLAAMINATAATTTARMLLGEAFDAATAATALAAVQPPFGRGEVIMVDGQPLELVLVKNPAGFGVALSTYGTTPVATMIAINDNDADGRDVSWLYDVSFASLRERGVAVTSGVRAYDMALRLHYDDVHTGRVVPDLDTALDAFTAGHPDEPKRIFCTYTAMMALRRTLAARHGLAQFGEDGPQ
- a CDS encoding alpha/beta hydrolase yields the protein MQSTTTTVTTADDTSLFTHRWLPDGEPKGVVQIAHGMAEHSARYARVAEALTAAGYAVYAHDHRGHGRTAEAADHGYFADRDGWTRVVADLRQVTDHARAEHPGLPVFLLGHSMGSFLARSYVIQDSHDLAGLVLSGTAGDPGALGKVGAGVAALEARLRGRRHTSSLLDKLTFGQYNAAFKPNRTDFDWLSRDEAEVDAYVADPLCGNTFTSGFFADLLGGLAGINDPQQVAGVRRDLPVLLVSGDRDPVGDGGKGPRAVAQAYREAGLTDVTCTLYPEARHELFNETNRDEVLADVVSWLDAHLPG